The Coffea arabica cultivar ET-39 chromosome 3c, Coffea Arabica ET-39 HiFi, whole genome shotgun sequence genome contains a region encoding:
- the LOC113735082 gene encoding uncharacterized protein, with protein sequence MGLSINSPDCNNVAKSHYHTHKIFLLSNYILLGAASSCIFLLLSLRLVPSVSGFLLILLHVLTIAGAVSGCSAASGGSNKWYALHMVATVLTAIFQGSVSVLIFTTTSNFLGALKSYVREDDAAVILKLAGGLSIAIFCLEWLVLVMAFVLRYYGFVEGNNGSRAQGGGENRGKWASPFQPFQV encoded by the coding sequence atggGACTCTCAATCAACAGCCCAGATTGCAACAATGTAGCAAAATCTCACTACCACACACACAAAATCTTCCTGCTCAGCAACTACATCCTCTTAGGTGCAGCCTCTAGTTGCATCTTCCTGCTTCTCTCCCTCCGGCTAGTCCCCTCGGTCTCCGGCTTCCTTCTCATTCTCCTCCACGTTCTCACCATCGCTGGAGCCGTTTCCGGCTGCAGCGCCGCCTCCGGTGGCTCCAACAAGTGGTATGCTCTGCACATGGTGGCCACCGTGCTTACCGCGATTTTTCAGGGATCTGTTTCTGTGCTGATCTTCACTACTACTTCAAACTTTCTGGGGGCTCTGAAATCTTATGTCAGGGAAGATGATGCTGCTGTGATTCTGAAATTGGCTGGAGGATTGTCCATTGCCATCTTCTGCTTGGAATGGTTGGTTCTGGTTATGGCATTTGTGCTCAGATACTATGGCTTTGTGGAAGGCAACAATGGGAGTAGAGCTCAAGGTGGAGGGGAAAATAGGGGCAAGTGGGCTTCTCCATTTCAGCCATTCCAAGTCTAG